gcctaggcgggcagatcacgaggtcaggagaacaagaccatcctggctaacacggtgaaaccccgtcttactaaaaatacagaaaaattagctggacctggtggcgaGTCAGCCCgtcagtctcagctatttgggaggctgaggcaggagaattgcttgaacccaggaggcggaggttgcagtgagtcgagatcacgctactgcactccagcctgggcgacagagcaagactctgtctcaaaaaacaaacaaaacaaagctcaCTTCTGCAGGGCCAGGTTCACTTCTGCAGGCCCACCAGGGAGCTGGGGATGTGGGCCTTATCTTTAAAGGGCCTGCAATCCAAAGTGGGAGTGGGGGAGACCAGTATATAGCAAAACTTCAATAGAATATaagcaaacacaaaataatatagGACAAATGGGTGGCATGAACTTATCATCGACAAATACCAGAACTGTTTCCCGAAGAGGATAAATTTAGAGCAATGCTTCTCCAAGTGTGGTAGCAGCAGTCCTggggagcttattagaaatgtcagttctcaggccccacctcagACCCCTGAATCAGAAACACTAGGGTGGGTCCCAGCGATCTGTGTGCTAACCAGCCCTCTCAGTGACTCTGATGCACACAGAAGTTTGACACTCCCTGATTTCAGTGGAGGGAATAACATGAAAGTGTCCATGTTCGATTGGCCACATGCCTTCCTTTTGGAGTAATAACAGCAGCTAGTAATGTGGTTTCTGGGTGTTTGCTGTGTACTAGGTACTGTTCTAAGTCTTCTACCTATATCACCCCTGCTACTTCACACAGAGCCTTGTGAAGTAGGTTGTGTCATGACCTGCATTATACCAGCTGATAGAAATAGATGCAGTCTAGAAGGAGACCTGCTCTAGTCTCAGCTCTGCAGCCAGCTCTGCAACTCCAGGCCAGTCAGTTAACCATGCTGTACCTGGGTTTccatcatttttaaattggggtGATAAGACCTGTCTTAGCTGTCTCAGAAGATTTTTATTATAAGGATGATATGATTAAATAGCTATGTCCTTTCAGAAGTTGGAAGTGTTAAATGCTGTTTAAAGAAGTGTGGCATTTCTTATATTGGCTTCCATGACTTGTCCCTTATTAAAGATGGTATCCAAGTGTCTTGGAGCAGGATTATTTTGGGTTCCTTTTCTGCCACGGGACTTCACTATGTAAGAAGAGCCTTTGGAGAAGAAGGAGGGAGTGAAAGAGCAGAGGTCAAAGAAACAAAGCTAGAAGGGGTCTGTTCTGCAGGGAGGTCCTTCCGAAAAGCGATGCCTCCAAACCAGAGCCCCCTTACTTAGCCCGGCGTAGCTCAGGGTCTGATAAAGAAGGGCATTGCTCTGTCTCACCAGAACTCTACTACGATCGCGGGAACCACCATGAATTTGTGTCCCTGGTGAAGGACCTGGCCCGGCCTGGAGAGATCACCCAGTCGCAGGCCTTCGACTTTGAATTTACCCACGTGGAGAAGCCGTATGAGTCCTACACGGGGCAGAATGTGAAGCTACGGTAAGTTATGTCTGCTGGTTCCCCACCGTGCCCCAGAACCTACCCCCTGTGGACGAGGACCTGAGGCTGTTCCTTCACAGGGGTCCTGAGAAGGAAGAGTGTTGTGAGCTGGAGCGTGCTGGTAAACCATTAACCGTGGGCCTTCTAGGAGGAAAGTGCCCCTAGTCTGTAGCATGTGTCAGTTTCTGTAGTGTAAGTAGCCCCACCGCGGCCAACTTGAAGCTACCTAACGTTCCTAAAGGTAGAGGTGGGAGAGATGTGCTGTTATCATCATCCGGAGACTCATGCCCTCAAGAGCAGAGAGTGTTGTAAAGGGCCGGAAAATAGGAAGTGATGAGATTTTAGCATGTCTTACCTTTGTGTTTAATAGGACTCATTTAATTGTGAGTtaacataatttaaatttaaataattgctGTGTTTAACAGCCAGCTCATAAAATTTCTGAAAGTTCAGCAGTCAGCCACCCCCAGCACACTCCTGCTGGCTGGGTGTCGGGAGATCCTGACCTGCTGTCCAGCTCTGCCACACAGCTGCAGTGTCATCTTCAGCTCTGTAACTCAGCTTTCTCACTTCAAAAGTGGGCAATAGATTTGGATTCTAATTCTAGATGTCCtcttcttttgggggtgataagaaaataaaattcttaaaatgttgACACATAGGTACATGGATTGTTTTCACTGTTACAGTGTTGGAAACTCTGAGAATAGGGACTGATGCCGAGGTCTCTTGGGTGAAAAGAATCCACAGCAGATGTAGACTGTTAGGTGTAACCTTGAGGTTATGTGATCTACTGGGATAAAGCAGTCTCCCGTGTCGCTCTGAACACCTGATTCCAGGTCTCGATACCATCTCATAAGATCAGCTTGTCTCCTCACCCGAGTACCTGAGTTTAGGATGGTACACACCACAGGAAGACctttaacttcttttctttctctgtcctccCTTCTTGCATCAGAAGAGGGAAGGCTCGTTTTAAATCTTTGcagaggtggtggctcacgcctgtaatcctggcacttcggccaggaattcaacaccagcctgggcaacatattgagaccccatctctaccagacaaaaaatttttttaatttttttaaaagaagaaaacaaatctttGCAGAGGGGTGTAAGACTGACGTTACACCcagtaaagacagtgtttcatAATTGTACCCAGAGAATGCAGCAACAGCGAGGATTATCTACTCATCATTTAAGTTTGACCGAgggatttattatttaattttttttttcttttgcagtcgATTTGTCTTAAGTGTTTGTACGGCAGAAAGAAAGGTGTTGAAAACAGTGTcttgaaaaattaaacagaattaccacatgatctagcaattccatttTGGATCCACTTCTGGatccaaaaaatggaaaacaggatCTTGAACGGATGTTTGTACACCCacattcacagcagcattattcacaataaccaaaaggtagaaacaacccagatgtccatcagtgggtgaatggataaaggaaatgtgtttTGTCCGTACAGTGGACTATTACATAGCCTTcaaaaggaaggacattctgtCCTATGCTACAGCGTGGGTGAACCAAAAGGACATTATGCTATgggaaacaagccagtcacaaaaggacaaatactgtctGATTCTGTATATATGAGGTACCCagagcagtcaaattcatagagacagaaagtagaaaggtaGAGGCCcagggctgaggggaggaggaaatgggggctGGTGTTTAATGAGTAGAGTTTCAGTGGTGGAAGGTGGAAAAGTTCTGGAGACCGatggtgatgtttgcacaacaatatgaatatcattaatgccactgaactgtataattaaaaatggttaaagtggtaaattttatgttacgtgtattttgccacaataaaataGAAGTGTTAATGTCCAATCATGTGAAGACTTTAGGATTCATGTTGTGAAAGAGAGGAGATAAAGATGGGAAAATTAGTTGAGGTGGGTTTAAAGATATAACTTCCAGATTAAAAGCTTTTTCTTATTACACAGGCAGAgggaaaacatgaaaagattaTTGTGGACCTCTTTTTTGTCTTTATGCAGGGAAAAGGTTATTTTGGAAGATTAGAGTCCATATGTAGCATTTGGTGGATGGGAAAAGTATAGAGACAAAACTATCAGAAGGCTACTGTGAGGTCCTCAGAGTATGGTTTTGGTGGCTGtaatgggaagagagagaaagtggcTGTTCTCACAAGAGGTCTGGGCCCTAAAGAGACTGTAAATAGCCTCTATTCCATCCCAAAGAAGCAACCACAAGTCATCTTTCATTCTTCCCAACCACCAGTCCTCAGAGATCAGACGTGTCAGGCTAGAAGTAGGAACTGAGTAAGTTTTTGGTTAAGATAACTATCCTGTCTTAGTTATTACCAAGAGATTACCAGTGAGTGGAGGCATGCAGATGGAGACAGAGGGCTCTCAGGAGGAAGAAATGATCTGGAGATAGGGTGATTCATCCAGCTCTAGAGGGCAGGCTGACGTACTGGCAAAATagagaaagcataaaagtttACCAGACAATTGGAAGTGCAAACCTGGCACTAAGGACAGAGGGGACACTTAGAAATGTGCGGTCAGGACTGATCTGCTCAGAGGTCATAACTGATGTGTTTTTGAAGAAAGGGAGCACAGGGAGAGGAGAACCAGGACACACTGGGGGatggcaggaggaggagagggggtgAATCAGGGCAGCGCCCCTGCAGAACCACGGGAAGAGTGTTTCAAGGAAGACGTATTTCACGGGACGCAGAATCAAGGGCTGCTGGATTTGGCACCTGGGAGGCCGTGGGTTACTGACTCGAGGCGAGCGGTTTCTGTTGGGTGGTGGAGACAGAAGCAAGGGGTTGGGAGGAGTGGTTCGTGGAGAAGCCTCAGCCGTTGGTGCAGAACCTGCCTTGTGACAGTTGTCtctgaagaaagaaagggaaagtatGGTAGGTCAAGAGGGTAAGGCCTGGAGAGGGTTCTTGGGATTGGTGACTTTGGAAACCAATTTTTTCAATCAGCTCAGAGGACAAAACCTTTAGCTAGAGGGAGATTGATGATCTCGGGGAAATCAGAATATGCAGAAGGATCCAGATGCTGGACCAAGGCTTCCACATTAGAAAATCATGTGGGAAGCTTTTCAAAATGCGAATGCCTGTGTCCCTTTCCAGGGCAATCACGTATCAGGTGTGCCCAGGCAGCAGGATTCTTAAAGTTCTCCTTTCCTGATTTCACTGCATCCACATGGAGAGTTCCTGTGatggagtggggaggagaggTCTTGAGAGGGAGAGGTGCTGTTGGAGAGAGGATGGGTGAAGATGCAGAGACATGTTTAGGCCCTAAGTGAGGAACAAAGCAGAAAAAGGAGCACATTGTAAGCCTTGACTGGGAAGGCCTTCAAATTCTTAGTGGAGTAAAGGTCAGTGTCTTCCCAGACAGCGGGATGGGGAGTCTCGGGAGCCTGAGCAGTTAGAAGAGGGCTAGGAACAGATGTCTTAGGCAGTGTGATGAAGATTACTGAGGTGAACCGAAAGGATCCCCAAGAAGCAGCCAGTGCCACACAGCAGATAGTAGCCGAAATGTGTAGTTGGTCTGGTTAGGATATCTTTATAACTTTATCTGGTAATGCTTGACAGATGGTGGGGATTATCtaagttttatttaaaagaaaatacaatttattaCATTACATTAGATtagattaaaataatgttttatgaaGAAGGAAATACAATTAAAGAGCTCCTCCTCATTGAGTGTTAGCACAGGTGCTGGGAATGACAGTGCTGCACTGGCGGGCCACAGAGGGCAGCTTGTTAAACCCTTCAGGACTGcgtctctgtcttctctctcatCCCCTCCACAGCAACGTCCTCCCCCAGGATCCTAGGTTCAGCCAGAGACTTGTTATTCAGCAGACCAGGTCCTCTCTGCCTCTGTTGCGTATAAGGTTTGCTCTTCTGGATTGCCCTTTTCTCCCTCCACACAGCACTGGATCACAGCATCTCAATTAGCCCTTTCCATGTGTTCCCATTTCTCTGTTCGCCCATCTGCCCTCTGTGAACTGTGAGCTTCCCATCAGACTGTATCTTATTCATCCTGTGCTTAGCTCAGTGCttagctcaataaatgtttgcagaaTGAATAGCTGtcttaatttctctctttcctagtcctctcttttaatttaaaaaaggttTATGGGGACACTTTAAGAAGGTTTATTGATTGAATATTGTTCAGTGAACAAACATGCAAAGATAAAAGTACGGGACAGACTCCTTTGCCTCAAAAACCAGGAGttagataatgaaataaaacctgtacacaaatacGTGGTCAGTAGTGGTAAGGGCCATGAAAGGCCCAAGAATAGCAAGTGATTGGGGTACAAGGCAGAGAAATCACTTTCCCTTACAGCAAGATTCTTGACCTGGGGACATGGGCTCCATAAAGGGATTTGGGGGAAGGGTCTTTGAACTCCCTAGAATTGTGGTTGAAAAGTTCTCTGTATAGGTACATATGTGTAGCTTTCCCTGGAAGAGGGTCTATAACTTCTTAAAGGGATACAAGGCCCTCAAGGGTTAAGAACCTTTGTACAGGCTTCTCTCAAGTGGGCCAATTTGGTACCTATATCTAGGTAGCATCTAGAGAATGGGAGTGTTTATTCATGACGGTTCCATCTCCTACAGCTATTTCCTTCGAGCTACCATCAGCCGCCGCCTCAATGATGTTGTCAAAGAGATGGACATTGTAGTTCACACACTCAGCACATACCCGGAGCTGAACTCTTCCATCAAGATGGAGGTTGGGATCGAGGACTGTCTGCACATTGAATTTGAGTACAATAAATCCAAGTAAGTGTCTCAGTGCCAAGGTTGTGAAATGATTATTTAAGGAGGTGAAGACGGGACTTGATCCAAATGCAAACTGATGGCTCTCCGTGACTCGACTGCTTGGTGTGGCATGCGGTGGGGGAAGACTGTGGGAGCAATCCAGTGAGTGTATGTGGCAGGCTAGCTGCAGCTGGACTGACCACGACGTAAATACTTCATTTACCTAAACTAAACTATATTCAACTAAGGTGGTGTATTTAAGTCAAACATCCTGTGATGCCTCTCAAAGTCAAGCTAAACTAActtgaggttatttgttttggaatTCTAGCTTCAGCTGTTTCCTGCTACTGATAAGAACAATCTCAGAATACCATTCCATTATCATGTGTTCCCTCCATCTATGTCTTCAGAAATCAAAGCGAGGAAACCAAAGTTTGGCCATGATTTGCTGCTTCCTCCCCGAACTGAAATGAATTGTAGCAAAgaatattggattttttttttcaagatggggtcttgctttgtcacccagcctggggtgcagtggcacagtcatggcttactgcagccttgacctcctggactcaagcatttctcccacctccacccctacaAGTAGCTAGGagcacagacatgcaccaccacacccagctaatttgtgtccgtgtgtgtgtgtgtgtgtagatctAAGGTTTTGtaatgtttcccaggctggtcttgaactactgaacttaagtgatctgcctgccttggcttcccaaagtgctgggactacaggcatgagccaccatgcccagccctgatgtattttttataaaggtcttaaaataactgtattttaaCTGGCAAGTTGGGAAGATGTGTATCTTGTAAACTGTGTTTACTgttaaaacatcaaaataattggttataaataaatcacaaaactTTCTGACAGCATATTTCAAAAGCATCTTTCTTTTGAATAGGATATGCCTGAAAATGTTTGGAACTCAAATATCCAAAAGTAAAAAGGGTATTCTATTCACAGAGAGCTATAAAAAAAGCCACAAAGTCGCcaggccgcggtggctcacacctacaatcccagcactttgggaggccgaggcgggtggatcacgaggtcaggagattgagaccatcctggctaacatggtgaaaccccgtctccactaaaaaaatacaaaaaaacttagccaggcgtggcgggcacctgtagtcccagctactcgggaggctgaggcaggagaatggcatgaacccgggaggcagagctcacagtgagccgagatggcaccactgcactccagcctgggtgacagaacgagactccgtctcaaacaaaacaaaacaaaagccacaaaGTTTCTAAGTAGGATTTTCATTGTGGCATCCCCTGGATCCACTGTCATCcggaggctgggagcagtgggaGCTGCACCAGATGGCTCACCTTTGAAGGGTCAGGAACAGAACTTTTTAAAACTAGGAACACATGTGGTTCTCGAAACAGGGTTGAAGGAATGGTGTATTTTTCTCCCCTGGCAGGCCTGGCACCTAGAGGGCCCCAGGAAAATGACCAGTGTGACCCAGAATTGGCTCTGCCTGGCCTAAGCCCACCAGTGAACAGAGAGTGGGGCaaggtgggagggaggctgaTCTGGGCCTGGCATGGGAACAGgctcttcccctttctcctcaCAGCCTCAGGGCTCTGTGGTTCTGCCCAGAAAGGAGCCATCCAAAGTGCCTACCCACTCCTGCCCTGGCCACCTGGTGAAGGCAGAGGCCAGCAGCTGTGCCACCTGTAGGAGCTCAAAGCAGCCACTGGTCAGCAGTGCCGGCCAGACCAAAGCTGGTGTGGAAAAGGTGCTCTAGAGAGGCAGGGACGGGACGCTTCCAGACCACACCTCTCCTCACACCGCGGGCTGCTCTGTGTGCAGTGCCTGATTTCTATGTCAGAGAACCCCGGACTCGGAACCAGGTCCTGTTCTACCACTAAGAAGTTGGGCTGAGGTTAGCAGGTACTAACATTTTCTACCTCggcttctcatctgtaaaaggatgGAGGAGTTTGGACCAGGTCAGTGGGTTTCAAACACACAGAAAGTGTGAGGTGGCAGAGGAGCCGGGGTCTTAGACTCTCCGGCCTTCCACTTTTCTTTTATCCACAAGCagcgtttttgttgttgttttaactctCCCTGCTCAAACCTGGAGCAGCTTTTGCTTTCATATAACATTTAGAATAAAGGAATGTGTGATTTGTAGGAGTTTGAAAACATCTCGAATCCATGGTCTGTAAGCATCACCTGTAAGATGGCACAGGTGTTCTCCTGCTGCTTTTGCAAACTTGCTGAGGCTGTTTGCTCAGGTGTCTGCAATCTTCCTGTAGCCTGTGCACAGAAGGGTGGTGTGAAACAATGGGGAACACAGAAGGGTGGTGTGAAACAGTGGggaacactccagcctggggactaGGATCCTGGGTTTACCACCTTTCTCTACCCCCTACTCACATCCTggttatccaagagaaatgatcTCTTTTCTTCCAACTTCTTTTCTTCACCTGTAATACAAGGAGGCTGAATTCTGATGTTTGTGCCAGCATTCTTATCCTGTGAGCTGAGCATCAGGTTTTGAgattttactctctctctctcatgcctGATACAGGCTGTGCACATGTAGACTATTGACTGACCCAAAGAGAAAAGCTTGAGGGTCAGGAAGTGCTACCCAATGTGGTTCAGTTCGTAACAGCTCACAAGGCTGGGCCGGCAGAGCCCAGAAAGCAGGCGCTGATGCGGAGAGTGATTTGCTCTTCTTGCTGTACTGCTGCTGCCTAGCCTGTTGGCCTAGAGCAGACAGAACTGTGTGCTTTGAGCCATCCAGGCCCAGTTCCCAAAAGACAACTGTGTGGAGATCAGAGGAACGGAGAGACTGGTCCCTGCACTTGCGGGACTAGACTCTCATAAATTAGGATATCtttcaaaaacacaaatgtaAAAGGTACTAAAGCAGCTGCATGCTGGGGAGATAAGAGCAGATGAACAAACATGAACGGGTACCATGCCGGAGAGACGTCCTTTGCGTGGGATGTGGAAGGGACAGAAGCTACTTTAATCCAAGTGAAGACCACACTGGGAACCCGTTCAGCCACAGCCGTGCGGGCAGTGATGGGTGAACGTGTCCTGGAACTGGACCTTTAACCAGCACGCTTGGCCGTGGCGTGTGCGTTCTGCTGAAACAGAAAGGTCCGGCCACAGTACCACCATCTTCCTGTACTTTCTGTTCCCCAGATACCACTTGAAAGATGTCATTGTAGGGAAGATATACTTCCTGCTGGTGAGAATCAAAATCAAGCACATGGAGATAGACATCATCAAGCGAGAAACGACGGGTACAGGCCCCAACGTGTACCACGAGAACGACACGATAGCCAAGTACGAGATCATGGACGGGGCACCAGTGCGAGGTGAGACTCCAAGCCCAGGCCTCGGCCACCACAGCCTTTCTCCCATGTCCTGCACAGAATTCTGAAGGGGCTTAGGGGATTACACTGTCTAAGTAAGATGTCCTCTTAACCTGTAACTTATTAATCTCCCAGTTTACACCGTGGGTGCcaataaggaagaaaaggaaggctgAGTATGTAGAACTTCAGGCTACTATCCCATCTTCACCCTGAAAAGTTCCGCTTAGACTTGGATAATATATTGGGCTTGTACTTAAGATCGAACCTCAAGCGTCACTTTGGAAAGTCCAGGTTGAGCAGATGTGGTTTGAACAGGTTTCTACTTCTTCCTGTTGACATTCTGGCATTCTCTGCTGCTCAGGAGCAAGGGATGCCTGCACAGCAGCCGTCTGTGACTCGGTTCTAGCTCCGATTTATTCTCTGAATTCACTTGTCAGGTAGAAAGAGCATTACTAGATACTTCAGCCAACACCACCAGGTGCCCAGATAGCCCTGGAACTTGCTGGAAGCGTCCTCTCCCAGTCCCAGGGAGCTAACGTTACATCTGGGATAGTGGAGCTGGAAGCCCTTTGTCATTTGGGGACCATGATTATCTGGAAGAAGCAATCATTTACATTCTTCATTGGCTCTTTAGCCATTCTTCAGGAATGGTGAAGACTGTCTTCATTTCGAAGTGCGTGGTGCTTCCAGGGTTTTATTTGGCTTATTCCATTTACTCCCACAGGCTGTTCTATGTGGAAGGAGGAGTGCCACAGATTTAGCTGCCTGCAGCTCTGGGGACACAGTCGGGTGTTACCATGCCAGGCCCTTGGAGGGCTGGGACCAAGCTCTCCTGACACTCTCTGATGTCCCATTTTGTCACTGGCTGTGCAAATAGAGCCAGCTGTCATTTTTCCTGTACAAATGAAATGGGTCACTGAGAATCCATGTAAAACAGCAGATAATTATAAGATGGCTTACATTTAGCTTTAGACCACATTATAGGTTTGGCCTTTCTTGGTAGAATTACTGCCCTAATTTTGTTGCACTGACACTAGAAAAGGCCTGATGTTAGAGCTGGAAGGGATCTATAGTATCATGCCGTCCGATTCTCTTAATTTTCCACATGAGAAAACGAAGGTCCAGAGGAAGCAGCAGACTTAACTCACAAATCAGAAAAGCAGTTCATGCAGAACTGAGGCCATAGTGAGGACGTTCTGCTTTCCAGACCACCCTGCCACCCTGCCAGTCCACACACGAGGGAGGATGTATTTTGGGGGGTATACACTGAGGATGGAGAAAGATGACATCAGAATGCTGGGTGAAATGGTGACTTAACTGGACTTTGACAGCTGCCTTTTGAAAACCCAAAAACTAAACATACTGCATGTAATCAAAACATGCTTATACTGATAATACCCCTGTGCTGTTCCCACTCAGCTGCTCTCTGTTTTGGAGGAGACATAAGAAGCTGCAACATGACCTGGAGTGAAATTGGAAAGTCACGTTTTTATTTCAGCCCCCtgctgggcagcagagcgagtgCACCTTCCCAGAAGGCAGAAGTGCTCCGTGCTGCACTCCAGTGGCATCTCTGCAGGGGTCAGAGTGACCTGGCATAAGGGAGAGTGCGCCACCTTGCCCGCTGTGCATAGGGGAGAGTGCGCCACCTTGCCCACTGTGCATAGGGGAGAGTGCGCCACCTTGCCCGCTGTGCATAGGGGAGAGTGCGCCACCTTGCCCGCTGTGCATAGGGGAGAGTGCGCCACCTTGCCCGCTGTGCATAGGGGAGAGAGCGCCACCTTGCCCGCTGTGCTGACTCCGCCTTCCTCCTGCAGGAGAGTCCATCCCGATCCGGCTCTTCCTGGCAGGGTATGAGCTCACGCCCACCATGCGGGACATCAACAAGAAGTTCTCTGTGCGCTATTACCTCAACCTGGTGCTGATAGACGAGGAGGAGCGGCGCTACTTCAAGCAGCAGGTGAGGGCCAGGCTCTTCCTCCAGGCCCCGATGCCCTTGGGACAGAACAGGAGGCTATCTTTCCTCTGGAAGGTCAGGCTCCATTTTTGCCAAGAGGTGGGAACATCAGGTCGCCCACAATTGCACAACAAGGATGAGGATCCCCACTTGGCATTAGAGTCTGCTTCCTCGGGCCTGCTCCTGCAACCACCTGCCCTTTTGGCCCACACCAGGGACAGGGAGGTGCTGGCAGCTGCTGCCTTTtgtcagagagaagcagaggaggTCCTTACCCAAGATTCCCCAGGACAAAGCTGGGAGCCTCTGGGAACCTGTCCCTATACCTTCCTCTAAGGTGTCGCGCTGCCCCCTTTCAATTCTGCAGGAAGTGGTGTTGTGGCGGAAGGGTGACATCGTACGGAAGAGCATGTCCCACCAGGCGGCCATCGCCTCACAGCGCTTCGAGGGCACCACCTCCCTGGGTGATGTGCGGACCCCCAGCCAGCTGTCTGACAACAACTGTAGGCAGTAGGCCCCCAGGGCCAAGAAGATGCTGGGCATCCACCCAGCACCCCCATCTACCAATACCAGcggctgggggcgggggcggaCCTTGTGAGGCTCAGTTGACCCGTTACTTGCAACCTGAAAACAAATcatgtttttgacttaaattcttttttctggaGAATCCAAGGGGCTCGGGGTGGGAAGCACTCTCTCCTTGGGGTTCTGTGGCCGATGTGGGATAGGAGAGGTAGCATCCTGGAAGCCAGCCCCTCTGGGGAACACGAGCCCCTTCCTCGCGGGGCTGCCTTGCGTCTTagaggagggagagcagagaACACAGAGCACGCATCCTTGGCTCCTGGCTCTCCGAGCTTCCTGATACAGGATCTGAGCATGTCCCTGGGATTCTGAGCTGCCAACAGGGCCCTGGGTGGTCACCTCTTGTACTCCCCTCTACTGTCCCTGAGGTAGTGGCAGGAGTTGGGCCAGCCCCCACTAAATGGCAGGGGGAAGACTCATGATTGGGAAGCTACCTCTTTGGGAATCTTGGATGTGGTGATCTGAAGTTCCCACAGGCCACCTCCTTCTGGCCACTCACTGCTGGGACCCAGGCACCTCCCTTCTCCATCCTCTCTGGATTGTCAGTAATGTCCTGGAACAGAAGCCTGTGGAATGGCCTTAGGAACAGAGAAGCCCTGGGGTCAGTGTCGTGCATGGATGGCGGCAgtgttgaacccaggaggctgaaccCAGCCACCAAGGAAGATCAGTGCATGGCAACTGCCTGCCTTCACGTCGCTCCACTCAGTAACCCCAAGGTCTGGGCTGTTCTAGGTATTACTCCATGTGCCCCAACAAGCCCTTCACAAGAGGGCCTGTTTCCCTTAAGAAGCAATCCCAGGAAGGGGCCTTGATCCCTCCGCCTTGCTGAGAGGGAACCCTCGTCTCTCCTCACCCTCCATTTCATTTCTGGAAATTGAGGTTTAGTTTTGAACCGTTGGCAAGGCTGTTCTTGCTAATGCCCAAGCCCCTTTACCCCTCTCCCTGTAGGTTGCACAGGGGAGACCAGGGCCTCGGCAGAAGACCGCTGCCACACTTCCAGATCATTCTGCTTGCCAAATATGTCATCTTCACCAGTTGACTGACCCAAGTTTAGGACCATTGGTATTGTgtgtt
This portion of the Macaca mulatta isolate MMU2019108-1 chromosome 14, T2T-MMU8v2.0, whole genome shotgun sequence genome encodes:
- the VPS26B gene encoding vacuolar protein sorting-associated protein 26B, which codes for MSFFGFGQSVEVEILLNDAESRKRAEHKTEDGKKEKYFLFYDGETVSGKVSLALKNPNKRLEHQGIKIEFIGQIELYYDRGNHHEFVSLVKDLARPGEITQSQAFDFEFTHVEKPYESYTGQNVKLRYFLRATISRRLNDVVKEMDIVVHTLSTYPELNSSIKMEVGIEDCLHIEFEYNKSKYHLKDVIVGKIYFLLVRIKIKHMEIDIIKRETTGTGPNVYHENDTIAKYEIMDGAPVRGESIPIRLFLAGYELTPTMRDINKKFSVRYYLNLVLIDEEERRYFKQQEVVLWRKGDIVRKSMSHQAAIASQRFEGTTSLGDVRTPSQLSDNNCRQ